From a region of the Pogona vitticeps strain Pit_001003342236 chromosome 7, PviZW2.1, whole genome shotgun sequence genome:
- the CA4 gene encoding carbonic anhydrase 4, which translates to MHLLPYLCWLSLYSLAAAKEGKEHWCYLSQKCKEPECKEPRQWDQLDNDCGKDKQSPINILTSKVEYDWNLAPFRFEKYNTEQSSPWTVSNNGHTVQVDLDGSAKIEAGGLQGKYKAIQFHFHWGNDDSQQNRRVSPGSEHSIDGERYAMELHIVHIKEQFKDIKAALAENGVAVLGFFIEVGKRNENYTPLISWLKNISFNGNEIKVPALRLDSLIPKTEDLTSFYRYTGSLTTPGCNENVVWTLFEKNIELQLGQVQEFWMQLYFGTSKNDSWMVDTFRPVQPLGDRIVYKSDSNHFSPPANILLLIPTTTYIILSLI; encoded by the exons GTAAAGAGCACTGGTGCTACCTTTCCCAGAAATGTAAAGAACCAGAATGCaaag AACCTCGCCAGTGGGATCAGTTAGACAATGATTGTGGCAAGGATAAGCAGTCCCCCATCAACATCCTCACCAGCAAAGTGGAGTACGACTGGAACCTCGCGCCCTTCCGCTTTGAAAAGTACAACACCGAGCAGTCGTCCCCCTGGACCGTATCAAACAACGGCCACACGG TCCAGGTCGATTTGGATGGCTCGGCAAAGATTGAGGCTGGTGGCCTTCAGGGTAAATACAAGGCAATACAATTTCACTTCCATTGGGGGAACGATGACAGCCAGCAAAACAGAAGGGTCAGCCCCGGATCTGAGCACAGCATTGATGGAGAGAGATATGCCATGGAG CTCCATATTGTGCACATCAAGGAACAATTTAAGGATATAAAGGCAGCCCTGGCAGAGAACGGCGTGGCGGTGCTGGGATTCTTCATAGAG GTGGGCAAACGGAACGAAAACTACACTCCTCTCATTTCATGGctcaaaaatatttctttcaatG GAAATGAAATCAAGGTGCCAGCTTTGCGCTTGGATTCCCTCATTCCTAAAACAGAGGACCTCACCAGCTTCTACCGGTACACTGGTTCTCTGACCACGCCTGGATGTAACGAGAATGTCGTTTGGACTCTGTTTGAAAAAAACATAGAACTCCAGTTGGGGCAG GTCCAAGAATTTTGGATGCAGCTGTATTTTGGCACAAGCAAGAACGATTCATGGATGGTGGACACCTTTCGGCCAGTCCAGCCTTTGGGTGACAGGATCGTCTATAAATCTGACTCAAACCACTTTTCACCTCCGGCAAACATATTGCTGCTAATCCCCACAACCACGTACATCATCCTTTCTCTCATCTAG